The following proteins are encoded in a genomic region of Streptomyces lunaelactis:
- a CDS encoding TolB family protein, whose translation MTRKSRLLTLLTAVLVLGSVAAFAVHHAAERADRRSRPQPGGPAVADGRVSLAAPAGAGRRMIFRSTAYGPHRDELASVPAERPAAQRATSGVKCLRFFAAGGTGICLRGAQGPLQNSYRAVVLDEGLNERRSYPLAGVPSRARVSPSGHLVAWTVFVKGHSYGDTAFSTRTSILDTRTWKLQDNLEEYDLKVDGHGYRSLDVNVWGVTFADDDHFYATVSTRGQTYLAAGDIAAKTLTTVHSNVECPSLSPDGTRIAYKKRVPGLPADSPWRLYVLDLRTMAETATAEHSNIDDQAVWAADTTLVYARPGKFGTDLWTVPADGSGAPKQLASGALAPAFIG comes from the coding sequence ATGACCCGCAAGAGCCGCCTTCTCACTTTGCTCACCGCCGTTCTCGTACTGGGTTCGGTCGCCGCCTTCGCCGTGCACCACGCCGCCGAACGGGCCGACCGCCGCAGTCGTCCGCAGCCGGGCGGACCGGCAGTCGCGGACGGCCGGGTGTCGCTGGCCGCGCCTGCAGGCGCGGGGCGGCGCATGATCTTCCGCAGTACGGCCTACGGCCCACACCGCGACGAACTCGCCTCGGTGCCTGCCGAACGGCCCGCCGCACAGCGCGCTACGTCGGGGGTGAAGTGCCTGCGCTTCTTCGCCGCGGGCGGCACCGGGATCTGTCTGCGGGGCGCCCAAGGGCCGCTGCAGAACAGCTACCGAGCGGTGGTCCTCGACGAGGGGCTGAACGAACGTCGCAGCTACCCACTGGCAGGGGTCCCCAGCCGGGCCCGGGTCTCGCCGTCAGGGCACCTGGTCGCATGGACGGTCTTCGTCAAGGGGCACTCGTACGGCGACACAGCCTTCTCCACGCGCACATCCATCCTGGACACCCGCACATGGAAGCTGCAGGACAACCTGGAGGAGTACGACCTGAAGGTGGACGGCCATGGGTACCGATCCCTCGATGTGAACGTCTGGGGCGTGACCTTCGCCGACGATGACCACTTCTACGCCACGGTGTCCACCCGCGGGCAGACCTATCTGGCGGCAGGCGACATCGCGGCGAAAACGCTGACCACTGTGCACAGCAATGTGGAATGCCCCTCGCTCTCTCCGGACGGCACCCGGATCGCCTACAAGAAGCGGGTGCCCGGCCTGCCGGCCGACTCGCCCTGGCGACTGTATGTGCTGGACCTGCGGACCATGGCCGAGACGGCAACGGCCGAACACAGCAACATCGACGACCAGGCGGTGTGGGCCGCCGACACAACCCTCGTCTATGCCAGGCCCGGGAAATTCGGGACGGACCTGTGGACCGTGCCCGCCGATGGCAGCGGGGCACCAAAACAGCTGGCGAGCGGGGCCTTGGCACCGGCTTTCATCGGTTGA
- a CDS encoding ATP-binding protein gives MNRAVTPHEAPQQQPTPSDEFSMQFTSTPRGARLARRLVSHRLDDWGYPYDSTSNETLTLIAAELIANAVRHGHVPGRDFHLRLTATATATALRVEVADTRTERLPATEDLTTPPADAESGRGLYLVSQLAHHWRRTPRGCPRKADVGGAAPAARSLKGCSNAPSAGTYHQLDP, from the coding sequence ATGAACCGAGCAGTTACCCCTCACGAGGCACCCCAGCAACAGCCCACCCCCAGCGACGAGTTCTCGATGCAGTTCACCTCCACCCCGCGCGGTGCCCGCCTCGCCCGTCGGCTCGTCTCGCACCGGCTCGACGACTGGGGCTATCCGTACGACTCCACCTCGAACGAAACGCTCACCCTCATCGCCGCGGAGCTCATCGCGAACGCCGTGCGCCACGGACACGTCCCCGGCCGGGACTTCCACCTCCGCCTCACCGCAACCGCAACCGCCACCGCTCTGCGCGTCGAGGTCGCCGACACCCGAACTGAGCGACTCCCCGCTACCGAAGACCTCACCACCCCACCCGCCGACGCAGAATCGGGTCGGGGCCTCTACCTCGTCTCCCAACTCGCCCACCACTGGCGTCGCACCCCGCGCGGGTGCCCCCGGAAAGCAGATGTGGGCGGAGCTGCGCCTGCCGCCCGCTCACTGAAGGGATGCTCGAACGCACCCTCGGCCGGCACCTACCATCAGCTCGACCCGTAG
- a CDS encoding suppressor of fused domain protein, whose protein sequence is MTATVFATVGMSVEPMAPRDGRAGGRAELRLVRQGAVEPRDQGLIARQLANLATYPWTVGRPLGWGETVSFDDDVPTFPGCRSVFLAGPWEYGQAGSIDTTTEPVRVINVVPISDAERTRALSARPEAFFSELLDARDVFAPPAAKG, encoded by the coding sequence TTGACTGCCACCGTGTTCGCGACGGTCGGGATGTCGGTCGAGCCCATGGCGCCGCGTGACGGCCGGGCCGGCGGCAGGGCCGAGCTCCGACTGGTCCGGCAGGGCGCCGTGGAACCGCGTGATCAGGGACTCATCGCCAGGCAACTGGCGAATCTGGCGACGTATCCCTGGACGGTCGGGCGGCCGCTCGGCTGGGGCGAGACCGTGAGCTTCGACGACGACGTTCCGACCTTCCCCGGCTGCCGCAGTGTCTTCCTGGCCGGACCGTGGGAGTACGGACAAGCAGGCTCGATCGACACCACGACGGAGCCCGTGCGGGTGATCAACGTCGTGCCGATCAGCGACGCGGAACGGACTCGGGCGCTGTCGGCCCGGCCGGAGGCGTTCTTCAGTGAACTGCTCGATGCGCGAGACGTCTTCGCGCCGCCTGCTGCGAAGGGATGA
- a CDS encoding LysR family transcriptional regulator, producing the protein MPDSPPPPTIFDLRLVWCFTVVAEYLHFGRAAEALHTTQPSLSRQIHRLEEQLGARLFERTPQGNHLTPAGEVFLPLATALLRSADQAAARTRAAARPSRINIGYTPGIIVTPAVRELRHRHPDADVRTLHLAGDEPRPALLDHRVDAVVARLPFPDDGLDVTKLYDEPRVLVVSLDHRLAGKESVTLDDIADEPLPQVRGADPLVSAFWRIDPRPDGRPAPDGPVAETVEDKFELIAAGQAVTISTHVHTHTLRPDLTTVPLEGVEPSHVVLATRTHERNGLVTAFRTYARAHLTGGDPADPESAPPSWSAESPHP; encoded by the coding sequence GTGCCCGACTCGCCACCGCCTCCGACGATCTTCGATCTGCGGCTTGTGTGGTGCTTCACCGTCGTGGCCGAGTATCTGCACTTCGGCCGCGCCGCCGAAGCCCTCCACACCACCCAGCCGTCCCTGAGCCGGCAGATCCACCGCCTCGAAGAGCAACTGGGCGCCCGCCTGTTCGAGCGCACGCCCCAGGGCAACCACCTCACGCCGGCCGGCGAGGTCTTCCTGCCGCTGGCCACCGCGTTGCTGCGATCCGCCGACCAGGCCGCGGCACGCACCCGGGCAGCCGCCCGGCCCAGCCGTATCAACATCGGCTACACGCCGGGCATCATCGTCACTCCGGCCGTGCGCGAGCTACGCCACCGGCACCCCGACGCCGACGTGCGAACCCTGCACCTGGCCGGGGACGAACCCCGCCCGGCGCTGCTGGACCACCGCGTGGACGCTGTGGTCGCCCGGCTGCCGTTCCCGGACGACGGCCTGGACGTGACAAAGCTCTACGACGAGCCACGGGTACTGGTGGTGTCTCTGGACCACCGGCTGGCCGGCAAGGAATCGGTCACCCTGGACGACATCGCCGACGAGCCCCTGCCCCAAGTGCGGGGGGCCGACCCGCTCGTGAGCGCGTTCTGGCGCATCGACCCCCGGCCCGACGGACGCCCGGCACCCGACGGCCCCGTCGCCGAGACCGTCGAGGACAAGTTCGAACTCATCGCCGCCGGGCAGGCCGTCACCATCTCCACCCACGTCCACACCCACACCCTGCGCCCAGACCTCACCACGGTCCCCCTTGAGGGCGTCGAGCCCAGCCACGTCGTCCTGGCCACCCGCACCCACGAGCGCAACGGCCTCGTGACGGCGTTCCGCACCTACGCCCGAGCCCACCTCACGGGCGGCGACCCGGCCGACCCGGAGAGCGCCCCGCCATCATGGTCCGCGGAGTCACCGCACCCGTGA
- a CDS encoding fibronectin type III domain-containing protein → MQRPPTLAALACAAALLLTACGGDDKDTESPTTPAGVTAQAGSATSVHVMWDQATDNKAVTGYEVFQKGAKVKAVPATKSMVDIDRLSPKTAYSFTVRARDAAGNLSKPSPATAVTTPAPTPEDKQAPARPAELRGKVDGGRAVTLGWGKAADNIGITSYDIYQEDSRIHSVSGTETTARVTGLRPGTVYTFTVRARDAAENSSPDSNSVDLTTASAPGNDAPSTAPTDLKATARKGNVDLSWTPPRTGGPVKEHQLFLNGKLATTIVWGAAPPAGTAAYTIMITDKPGTRYSVKLRAKLPDGKWGDFSAQRTVVVR, encoded by the coding sequence GTGCAACGTCCCCCCACACTCGCTGCGTTGGCCTGCGCCGCCGCCCTACTCCTCACCGCCTGCGGTGGCGACGACAAGGACACCGAGAGCCCCACGACACCCGCCGGTGTGACCGCGCAAGCGGGTAGCGCCACATCCGTCCACGTCATGTGGGACCAGGCCACCGACAACAAGGCGGTCACCGGCTACGAGGTGTTCCAGAAGGGCGCCAAGGTCAAGGCGGTGCCCGCCACGAAGAGCATGGTCGATATCGACCGGCTGAGCCCGAAGACCGCGTACAGCTTCACGGTGCGGGCGCGGGATGCCGCCGGGAATCTCTCCAAGCCCAGCCCCGCGACAGCCGTCACCACCCCGGCCCCCACACCGGAGGACAAGCAGGCGCCCGCGCGGCCGGCCGAGCTGCGGGGCAAGGTCGACGGAGGCCGGGCGGTCACCCTCGGCTGGGGGAAGGCGGCCGACAACATCGGGATCACCTCGTACGACATCTACCAGGAGGACTCCCGCATCCACAGCGTCAGCGGCACCGAGACCACGGCACGTGTCACCGGCCTGCGGCCCGGCACCGTCTATACCTTCACCGTGCGGGCCCGGGATGCCGCCGAGAACTCCTCGCCCGACAGTAACTCCGTTGACCTCACTACGGCTTCGGCACCGGGCAACGACGCGCCGAGCACCGCGCCCACCGACCTGAAGGCGACCGCGCGCAAGGGGAACGTCGACCTGAGCTGGACCCCGCCCCGGACGGGCGGCCCGGTCAAGGAGCATCAGCTGTTCCTGAACGGGAAGTTGGCCACGACCATCGTCTGGGGAGCGGCGCCGCCCGCCGGGACGGCGGCGTACACCATCATGATCACGGACAAGCCGGGCACCCGCTACAGCGTGAAGCTCCGGGCGAAGCTGCCGGACGGGAAGTGGGGCGACTTCTCGGCACAGCGCACGGTGGTGGTCCGCTAG
- a CDS encoding SDR family oxidoreductase codes for MRVFVTGASGFIGSALVPDLIAAGHQVVGLARSDASAAALTAVGAEVRRGTVEDLDSLRAGAAESEGVIHLAFNHDFTQHEAAARAELRAIETFGDALEGSDRPLVIATGGPVGTEQDAPPASASPRNAGALAALALAERGVRSSIVRLAPTVHDQSKRGLVGRLVDIAREKGVSGYLGDGFNRWPSVHRLDAARLFRLAVEKAPAGSVLHGVGEEGVAIRAVAEVIGRHLNVPVTAVAAEDAGAHFGFLSRLIGLDMQASNALTRELLGWQPTHPGLIDDLDNGHHFDS; via the coding sequence ATGCGTGTCTTCGTCACCGGCGCGTCCGGGTTCATCGGTTCCGCCCTCGTGCCCGATCTCATCGCCGCGGGTCATCAGGTCGTCGGTCTCGCCCGCTCGGATGCCTCGGCGGCTGCCCTGACCGCCGTCGGCGCCGAGGTGCGCCGCGGCACGGTGGAGGACCTCGACAGCCTGCGCGCCGGGGCCGCCGAGTCCGAGGGAGTCATCCACCTGGCGTTCAACCACGACTTCACGCAGCACGAGGCCGCGGCGCGCGCCGAACTGCGCGCCATCGAAACGTTCGGCGATGCGCTTGAGGGATCGGACCGGCCGCTGGTCATCGCCACCGGGGGGCCCGTGGGGACCGAGCAGGACGCGCCGCCCGCGTCGGCGAGCCCCCGGAACGCCGGCGCCCTGGCAGCGCTCGCCCTCGCGGAGCGCGGCGTGCGCTCGTCCATCGTGCGGCTCGCGCCGACGGTCCACGACCAGAGCAAGCGCGGCCTCGTCGGACGGCTGGTCGACATCGCCCGCGAGAAGGGCGTCTCGGGCTACCTCGGCGACGGGTTCAACCGCTGGCCCTCGGTACACCGACTTGATGCCGCGCGCCTGTTCCGCCTGGCGGTGGAGAAGGCACCGGCGGGATCGGTGCTGCACGGCGTCGGTGAGGAGGGCGTGGCCATCCGCGCCGTCGCCGAGGTCATCGGCCGCCACTTGAACGTGCCGGTGACCGCCGTCGCTGCCGAGGACGCGGGTGCCCACTTCGGCTTCCTGTCCCGCCTCATCGGGCTCGACATGCAGGCCTCGAACGCGCTGACCCGCGAACTGCTGGGCTGGCAGCCGACCCACCCCGGGCTCATCGACGACCTCGACAACGGCCATCACTTCGACAGCTGA
- a CDS encoding NADAR family protein, with protein MIGNRITHRMADGIRVPGTWRHAFIRNGDYHLTDLFIYADGLINCWGLVTLDEFERKLRSGWVATELPEGGRASGHELAGWTFSKPRTWLTPELLLAEVRDTIDQLNGRPDSTDRCLDAVDAFLADRTEEKRAAARAAYLAIPETQRHYALGDMDRKDWPLQVLVAGPGGQVEDWPDEPVTQEDYDEAVAYFEDRAKWIAERPSRAPADGPTTPVAPAVHLPHSYPLKPSDDPGKQGLRNDYPAPIDVDGVIYPTVTHAYWALSTTDPDARAAVTGADTPIPRGLAADATRRDGWEQARASVMTSLLRAKYTQHPHLAEVLVTTGDATLIYDDADSGFWGDNAGRGRNWNGRLLELIRSELHARQAGIG; from the coding sequence ATGATCGGCAACCGGATCACCCATCGCATGGCGGACGGCATACGCGTACCCGGGACCTGGCGGCACGCCTTCATCCGCAACGGCGACTACCACCTCACCGACCTGTTCATCTACGCGGACGGGCTCATCAACTGCTGGGGCCTGGTCACCCTCGACGAGTTCGAGAGGAAGCTGCGCTCCGGCTGGGTCGCCACCGAGCTCCCGGAGGGCGGCAGGGCGTCCGGCCACGAGCTGGCCGGCTGGACGTTCAGCAAGCCGCGCACCTGGCTCACCCCCGAACTGCTGCTCGCCGAGGTGCGGGACACCATCGACCAGCTGAACGGCCGCCCCGATTCAACCGACCGATGCCTGGACGCCGTTGACGCGTTCCTCGCCGACCGGACCGAGGAGAAGCGGGCGGCCGCCCGCGCGGCGTATCTCGCCATCCCGGAGACCCAGCGCCACTACGCGCTCGGCGACATGGACCGGAAGGACTGGCCGCTCCAGGTCCTGGTGGCCGGGCCGGGCGGGCAGGTCGAGGACTGGCCGGACGAGCCCGTCACGCAAGAGGACTACGACGAGGCGGTCGCCTACTTCGAGGACCGGGCGAAGTGGATCGCCGAACGGCCCTCCCGGGCCCCGGCGGACGGACCGACGACCCCGGTCGCACCGGCCGTCCATCTGCCCCACTCGTATCCGCTGAAGCCGTCGGACGACCCGGGAAAGCAGGGGCTGCGCAACGACTATCCTGCGCCGATCGACGTCGACGGCGTCATCTACCCCACCGTCACCCACGCGTACTGGGCCCTGTCCACCACCGACCCCGACGCGCGGGCCGCCGTCACAGGCGCCGATACCCCCATCCCCCGCGGGCTCGCCGCCGATGCCACCCGCCGCGACGGCTGGGAGCAGGCCCGCGCCTCGGTCATGACCAGCCTGCTGCGGGCCAAGTACACCCAGCACCCGCACCTGGCCGAGGTCCTTGTGACGACCGGCGACGCGACCCTGATCTACGACGACGCCGACTCCGGTTTCTGGGGCGACAACGCCGGCCGCGGCCGTAACTGGAACGGCCGCCTCCTTGAACTCATCCGCTCCGAACTTCACGCGCGGCAAGCCGGGATCGGGTAA
- a CDS encoding MFS transporter has translation MYLADSRSTPPPPNRTGFGRRSAVPGTVLALGTVSLVTDVSSEMVTAIMPLYLVTGLGLSPLGFGFLDGIYNGASALVRLLGGRLGDQGGNRHKTVAAAGYGLSALCKPLLLLVHTGPLIGAVLAVDRTGKGLRTAPRDAMISLATEPAQRGRAFGAHRAMDTTGALLGPLVAFALLYLTVDGYDAVFAVSGCIAALGVLILLLFVPGHRGTVPGAARPSGQERGWRAALGLLRLRGLRRLTGCAALLGLTTVSDSFLYLLIQRQLGLPGHLLPLLPLGTAAAFLVLAVPLGAAADRIGRRRLFLMGHLLLLVGYGLLLVPLSAGWTGVLPVLVLHGAFYAATDGVLAAAAADILPPAQRGTGLALVGTGQALARFTGSLVFGALWSAWGTGIALATATGALAVCTAAAMVVLRLSGSRVTTESAS, from the coding sequence TTGTACCTCGCTGACAGTCGGAGTACTCCTCCACCGCCCAACCGCACCGGCTTTGGACGGCGGTCCGCCGTGCCCGGCACCGTGCTGGCGCTCGGGACCGTCAGCCTGGTCACCGATGTGTCGTCGGAGATGGTCACCGCCATCATGCCGCTGTACCTGGTGACCGGGCTCGGCCTGTCCCCGCTCGGCTTCGGCTTCCTGGACGGGATCTACAACGGGGCCAGCGCGCTGGTACGGCTGCTCGGCGGACGCCTCGGCGACCAGGGCGGAAACCGCCACAAGACCGTGGCCGCCGCGGGATACGGGCTGTCCGCCCTGTGCAAGCCACTGCTCCTGCTCGTCCATACCGGGCCGCTCATCGGTGCCGTGTTGGCGGTGGACCGCACCGGTAAGGGGCTGCGCACCGCCCCCAGGGACGCCATGATCTCGCTGGCAACCGAGCCCGCACAGCGGGGCCGGGCATTCGGTGCGCACAGGGCCATGGACACCACCGGGGCGCTGCTCGGACCCCTGGTCGCTTTCGCCCTGCTGTACCTGACGGTTGACGGCTACGACGCGGTGTTCGCGGTGAGCGGGTGCATTGCCGCACTGGGTGTGCTGATCCTGCTGCTCTTCGTCCCCGGGCACCGGGGGACAGTGCCCGGTGCTGCCCGGCCGTCCGGGCAAGAGCGCGGATGGCGGGCCGCGTTGGGGCTGCTGCGGTTGCGTGGACTGCGGCGTCTGACCGGCTGCGCGGCACTGCTGGGGCTGACCACAGTCAGCGACTCCTTCCTGTACTTGCTGATCCAGCGCCAACTCGGTCTTCCCGGGCATCTCCTGCCCCTGCTTCCGCTGGGCACTGCCGCAGCATTTCTGGTGCTCGCCGTGCCGCTGGGCGCGGCCGCCGACCGGATCGGCCGACGCCGGCTCTTTCTCATGGGCCATCTCCTGCTGCTCGTTGGGTACGGATTGCTGCTGGTGCCTCTCTCAGCCGGTTGGACGGGGGTCCTGCCGGTGCTCGTGTTGCACGGGGCGTTTTATGCCGCCACCGACGGCGTGCTGGCTGCGGCCGCGGCCGACATCCTCCCTCCGGCCCAGCGCGGCACGGGACTCGCCCTGGTCGGTACGGGCCAGGCGCTGGCCCGCTTCACCGGCTCACTCGTCTTCGGTGCTCTCTGGTCCGCCTGGGGCACCGGCATCGCACTTGCCACCGCCACGGGTGCGCTCGCTGTGTGCACAGCGGCCGCGATGGTCGTACTGCGCCTCAGCGGCAGCCGGGTGACGACGGAGAGCGCTTCGTGA
- a CDS encoding PhzF family phenazine biosynthesis protein encodes MTTKPEVLRYTAFSSDPEGGNPAGVVLDASGLGDADMLSIAADLGYSESAFLSAPPAGLGGEPGRAFTIRYFSPKAEVPFCGHATVATAIALGERIGTGDLLFATRAGTVPVTVSEEGGTLRAALTTVEPHSEDIADVDLAEALAALDWPAADLDPALPPRIAFAGARHLVLAAATRERLADLAYDFERLEALMRRLDLTTVQLVWRESENVFHVRDPFPVGGVVEDPATGAAAGAFGAYARELGLVPEAAVLTLHQGEDMGRPGVLTVELREGDTRVRVTGTGTRIA; translated from the coding sequence ATGACGACGAAGCCTGAGGTCCTGCGCTACACCGCCTTCTCCAGCGACCCCGAGGGAGGCAATCCCGCCGGAGTCGTCCTCGACGCATCGGGGCTCGGCGACGCCGACATGCTCTCCATCGCCGCCGACCTCGGGTACAGCGAGTCCGCGTTCCTGTCCGCGCCGCCCGCGGGGCTCGGCGGGGAGCCCGGACGGGCGTTCACCATCCGGTACTTCAGCCCCAAAGCCGAGGTGCCGTTCTGCGGTCACGCCACGGTCGCCACCGCCATTGCCCTCGGCGAGCGCATCGGAACCGGCGACCTCCTGTTCGCGACCCGCGCGGGGACGGTGCCGGTGACCGTGAGCGAAGAGGGCGGGACGCTGCGGGCCGCACTCACCACGGTCGAGCCGCACAGCGAGGACATCGCGGATGTGGACCTGGCCGAGGCGCTGGCCGCTCTGGACTGGCCGGCCGCCGATCTGGATCCCGCGCTGCCGCCCCGAATCGCCTTTGCCGGCGCCCGGCATCTGGTGCTCGCCGCCGCGACCCGTGAGCGGCTGGCGGATCTGGCGTACGACTTCGAACGCCTTGAAGCCCTGATGCGCCGTCTCGATCTGACCACGGTGCAGTTGGTGTGGCGGGAGTCGGAGAACGTCTTCCACGTGCGCGACCCGTTCCCGGTGGGCGGCGTGGTAGAGGACCCGGCGACGGGTGCGGCGGCAGGCGCGTTCGGCGCGTACGCCCGCGAACTCGGCCTGGTCCCCGAGGCAGCGGTCCTCACCCTCCACCAGGGCGAGGACATGGGGCGTCCGGGGGTGCTGACCGTGGAACTGCGCGAGGGCGACACGCGGGTGCGGGTGACCGGGACGGGGACACGGATCGCCTGA
- a CDS encoding alkaline phosphatase family protein, whose translation MALLVAFVAVPSASAATDTITLDKTTYMQGNTINVTYTTTANNNNWVGIYKAGDAPGSATAVKWAYANSSSGTLTFAGSGAPGTTEGDSNQAAGTTLVPGEYVAYLLWNNGYSQLANRHFWVGPTLSLDKSSYAAGETVTAKYSVPDQWGPKNNWIGIYKENDTPGSGSSVVWKYATGASGAVTLSTSGLASGGYVAYYLYNDGYSTDLATDPKLGDLYSVPVHFYVGSPPATAGKVPALDHVFMVMMENKAPSDIFGTSNNKPNCASPSTAPAPYLSQLACANVSLTNSHGLMHPSDPNYVALASAQLGIQGNNLSYVHSVGGTNTKHLGSITEDAGKTWKGYIEGTSSSCDLTPNGPYDPDNLPFLYFKGVGNDTTYCQNHLKPISQFWTDLRSTSTTPNYVWFVPNSNNTMHNNCSPNIQTCVSAGDNWMKNNLPTLLNSPAFKTQKSLLIITWDEDRYWTSANPIPTILVGSPNLLKAAGSTSNTYYNHYNVTRTVEDALGLTRMTANDTNAIPIYDIWAS comes from the coding sequence ATGGCGTTGCTCGTAGCGTTCGTCGCTGTACCTTCGGCTTCGGCCGCTACGGACACGATCACCCTTGACAAGACGACGTACATGCAAGGGAACACGATCAACGTCACGTACACCACCACAGCCAACAACAACAACTGGGTGGGCATCTACAAGGCGGGTGACGCTCCCGGATCGGCCACCGCGGTCAAGTGGGCGTATGCCAATAGTTCCTCGGGGACGCTGACCTTCGCAGGCAGCGGTGCCCCGGGCACGACCGAGGGGGACAGCAATCAGGCAGCAGGCACCACCCTGGTTCCGGGGGAGTATGTGGCCTACCTCCTGTGGAACAACGGCTACTCCCAACTGGCCAACCGCCACTTCTGGGTGGGGCCTACGCTGAGCCTGGACAAGTCCAGCTACGCGGCCGGGGAAACCGTCACAGCCAAGTACAGCGTGCCGGACCAGTGGGGACCCAAGAACAACTGGATCGGCATCTACAAAGAGAATGACACGCCCGGATCAGGTAGCTCCGTCGTGTGGAAGTACGCGACCGGCGCCTCGGGGGCGGTGACCCTCTCGACGAGCGGCCTGGCGTCCGGGGGCTATGTGGCCTACTACCTGTACAACGACGGATACAGCACGGACCTGGCCACTGACCCCAAGCTCGGCGATCTGTACAGCGTGCCGGTGCACTTCTACGTCGGTTCGCCCCCCGCGACGGCAGGCAAGGTTCCGGCGCTGGACCACGTCTTCATGGTCATGATGGAGAACAAGGCGCCCAGCGACATCTTCGGCACAAGCAACAACAAGCCCAACTGCGCCTCTCCCAGCACGGCGCCCGCGCCCTACCTGTCCCAGCTCGCCTGCGCCAACGTCTCGCTCACGAACTCGCACGGCCTCATGCACCCGAGCGACCCCAACTACGTCGCACTGGCCTCCGCCCAACTGGGCATTCAAGGCAACAACCTCTCCTACGTGCACAGCGTCGGAGGCACCAACACGAAGCACCTCGGCTCGATCACCGAGGATGCGGGCAAGACGTGGAAGGGCTACATCGAGGGCACGAGCAGCAGCTGCGACCTCACGCCCAACGGCCCGTACGACCCCGACAACCTGCCGTTCCTCTACTTCAAGGGCGTGGGGAACGACACCACGTACTGCCAGAACCATCTGAAGCCGATCTCGCAGTTCTGGACGGACCTCAGGTCCACGTCGACCACACCCAATTACGTGTGGTTCGTGCCCAACAGCAACAACACCATGCACAACAACTGCAGCCCCAACATCCAGACGTGCGTGAGCGCCGGTGACAACTGGATGAAGAACAACCTGCCGACGCTCCTGAACTCCCCGGCGTTCAAAACGCAGAAGTCGCTGCTCATCATCACCTGGGACGAGGACAGGTACTGGACGTCCGCCAACCCCATTCCCACGATCCTCGTCGGCTCCCCGAACCTGCTGAAGGCGGCGGGATCGACGTCGAACACCTACTACAACCACTACAACGTGACCCGGACGGTCGAGGATGCGCTCGGCCTGACCCGCATGACCGCCAACGACACGAACGCCATCCCGATCTACGACATCTGGGCCTCGTAA